In Arthrobacter sp. StoSoilB5, one genomic interval encodes:
- a CDS encoding LacI family DNA-binding transcriptional regulator: MTTSAVQTPRGPVTRKDVARYAGVSTAVVSYVVNGGPKNVAPTTEAKVRDAIRILGYRPNAAARALKLGSSETVGVIVPDNTNPFFSQLAHAVEDAAAELGYGMVLTNSGGSLAKERQNIRNLAARQVDGVFLASCVFDPDLTDLEASEIPSVLLNNAGSPPGFTSVGVDLEAGARAAVEHLIGHGHTNIGLAIGTNTGNQLDGREVGWLRTLRDAGLPDGPMLHGEFSRPGGYEVGKRFLAMANRPTAIFASNDMQAIGILRALHEAGVRVPDDMALVSFDGSLDSEYSWPALTTVAQPVEAMAEAAVRALVGDGRGEALQHSILPTELIVRQSCGCK; this comes from the coding sequence ATGACAACTTCGGCAGTACAAACCCCGCGCGGACCGGTAACACGCAAGGACGTGGCCCGGTACGCCGGGGTGAGTACCGCCGTCGTGAGTTACGTAGTGAACGGGGGGCCCAAGAACGTGGCCCCGACGACGGAAGCCAAAGTGCGCGACGCCATCCGTATCCTGGGCTACCGTCCCAACGCTGCGGCCCGGGCGCTGAAGCTCGGTTCAAGCGAAACCGTCGGCGTGATTGTTCCGGACAATACCAATCCCTTCTTCTCGCAGCTCGCCCACGCTGTTGAAGATGCTGCGGCAGAACTTGGGTACGGCATGGTTCTCACCAACTCAGGCGGCAGCCTGGCCAAGGAGCGGCAGAATATCCGCAACCTGGCCGCACGGCAAGTGGACGGAGTGTTCCTGGCAAGCTGCGTGTTCGATCCCGATCTGACAGACCTTGAAGCCTCGGAAATCCCGTCCGTGTTGCTGAACAATGCCGGTTCGCCCCCGGGATTTACCAGCGTTGGCGTGGACCTTGAAGCAGGCGCGCGCGCAGCTGTCGAGCACCTCATAGGCCATGGCCACACAAACATTGGACTGGCCATCGGAACAAACACAGGCAACCAACTCGACGGACGTGAAGTGGGCTGGCTTAGAACTTTGCGTGACGCAGGACTGCCGGATGGCCCCATGCTCCACGGCGAATTCAGCCGGCCGGGCGGCTACGAGGTAGGCAAGCGTTTCCTCGCCATGGCCAATCGGCCCACTGCGATCTTTGCCAGCAACGACATGCAGGCTATCGGAATCCTCCGCGCCCTCCACGAGGCGGGCGTTCGGGTGCCTGATGACATGGCCTTGGTGTCCTTCGACGGTTCCCTTGATTCCGAATACAGTTGGCCGGCGTTGACCACCGTGGCGCAACCCGTGGAGGCCATGGCTGAAGCCGCCGTTCGGGCGCTGGTGGGGGATGGCCGGGGCGAGGCACTGCAGCACAGCATCCTGCCCACCGAGTTGATCGTGCGCCAGTCCTGCGGCTGCAAGTAG
- a CDS encoding sugar ABC transporter permease, whose product MTSRLGDLKIALFFIFPAVIGFVAFFLIPTIRGIYLSFTEYSILGEPTWIGLENYTAIFADELFWNAMGVTIQYVVLNIGFQTVIALGLALLMHRVAKSTFIRGALLLPFLVANVIVALLWFWMLDYQLGIVNEIMSWVGLPRVAFFGSEQWAIPTIAFVNVWRHMGYTALLIFAGLQAIPNHLYEVANLDGASPARTFWSVTMPLLRPVLVLVLVVTVIGSFQVFDTVAVTTNGGPVNASRVIQMYIYQKAFGESDFGYASALSVILFVILALVAFVQMKFLKGNESDLD is encoded by the coding sequence ATGACAAGCCGCCTCGGTGACCTGAAGATCGCACTCTTCTTCATCTTCCCCGCCGTGATCGGCTTCGTGGCGTTCTTTCTGATCCCCACAATTCGCGGCATCTACCTCAGCTTCACTGAGTACAGCATCCTGGGCGAACCCACCTGGATCGGGTTGGAGAACTACACCGCGATCTTCGCCGACGAACTGTTCTGGAACGCCATGGGGGTGACAATCCAGTACGTTGTCCTGAACATCGGCTTCCAGACGGTGATCGCGCTGGGCCTCGCACTTCTAATGCACCGGGTGGCCAAATCCACGTTCATCCGAGGCGCACTCCTGCTGCCCTTCCTGGTGGCCAACGTCATCGTCGCCCTGCTGTGGTTCTGGATGCTGGACTACCAGCTGGGCATCGTCAACGAGATCATGAGCTGGGTGGGCCTCCCCCGCGTCGCCTTCTTCGGCAGTGAGCAATGGGCGATTCCCACCATCGCTTTCGTGAACGTATGGCGCCACATGGGGTACACGGCCCTCCTGATCTTCGCCGGCCTCCAAGCCATCCCGAACCACCTGTATGAGGTAGCAAACCTCGACGGCGCGTCCCCGGCCCGGACGTTCTGGAGCGTCACCATGCCGCTGCTGCGCCCCGTGTTGGTACTGGTGCTCGTGGTCACCGTGATCGGTTCCTTCCAAGTCTTTGACACTGTTGCCGTGACAACCAACGGTGGACCCGTCAACGCCTCCCGCGTGATCCAGATGTACATCTACCAAAAAGCCTTCGGCGAATCCGATTTCGGCTACGCCTCCGCATTGTCCGTGATCCTGTTCGTCATTCTCGCCCTGGTGGCCTTCGTGCAAATGAAGTTCCTCAAGGGCAACGAATCGGACCTGGACTAA
- a CDS encoding Gfo/Idh/MocA family oxidoreductase: protein MTFSIGVLGVGQFGSQFAHLFKLHPGVSAVYAVDELPERATAAQERWGLDGVLGSFEELLESDVDAVAIFTQRWTHGPLVERALRAGKHVYSAVPMAISEAEIERIIQAVRDTKLVYAMGETSYYNPATVFARQQHAAGKFGRIFYTEGDYVHDMDLGFYEAYQYSGGERWKETASYPPMLYPTHAIGGVLGAVPNHAVSVSCIGVKDDRGDGVFDKDVSMFANDFSNATALFEMNDGGAMRTNEMRRVGYPSHLRESRFRFFGTEASFEQLATTTVWQDKSSVQDVSEQVETKPTMSADDPSLADVAPELRDAFISGLAPVHDQSRLPEEFLGAPNGHEGSHQFLVDDFVTAVNNRTLPPVNAWVAARFTLPGIVAHESALRGGERLPIRDFGDAPSE from the coding sequence ATGACGTTTTCGATCGGTGTTCTAGGTGTCGGGCAGTTCGGCAGCCAGTTTGCGCACCTCTTCAAGCTCCACCCCGGTGTCAGTGCCGTTTACGCGGTGGATGAACTACCCGAGCGGGCCACAGCGGCTCAGGAACGCTGGGGCCTTGATGGTGTGTTGGGAAGTTTTGAGGAACTCCTGGAGTCCGACGTCGATGCTGTCGCCATCTTCACGCAGCGATGGACCCACGGTCCTCTCGTCGAGCGGGCGCTGCGCGCCGGCAAGCACGTGTACTCAGCCGTGCCCATGGCGATCTCCGAAGCCGAAATCGAACGGATCATCCAGGCCGTGCGCGACACCAAGCTTGTCTACGCGATGGGGGAGACAAGCTACTACAACCCGGCAACGGTCTTCGCCAGGCAACAGCATGCGGCGGGGAAGTTTGGCCGGATCTTCTACACCGAAGGCGACTACGTCCACGACATGGACCTGGGTTTCTACGAGGCCTACCAGTACAGCGGCGGCGAACGGTGGAAGGAAACGGCGAGCTACCCGCCCATGCTGTATCCGACCCACGCGATCGGCGGAGTCCTCGGCGCAGTACCAAACCACGCTGTCAGCGTTAGTTGCATTGGCGTCAAGGATGATCGCGGAGACGGCGTCTTCGACAAGGACGTCAGCATGTTTGCCAACGACTTCTCGAATGCCACGGCCTTGTTCGAAATGAACGACGGCGGTGCGATGCGCACCAATGAGATGCGCCGAGTCGGCTATCCCTCGCATCTACGCGAGTCCCGCTTCCGCTTCTTTGGCACGGAAGCCAGTTTCGAGCAGCTCGCAACCACCACGGTGTGGCAGGACAAATCTTCTGTGCAGGACGTGTCTGAGCAAGTGGAGACCAAGCCAACCATGTCCGCAGATGACCCGTCCCTCGCGGACGTCGCACCCGAACTGCGGGACGCCTTCATCTCGGGCCTGGCACCCGTGCACGACCAGTCACGGCTTCCGGAAGAATTCCTCGGGGCACCCAATGGCCATGAAGGCAGCCACCAATTCCTGGTGGACGACTTTGTCACTGCGGTCAACAACCGGACCTTGCCGCCCGTGAACGCTTGGGTTGCGGCCCGGTTCACCTTGCCCGGAATCGTCGCCCATGAATCCGCCCTCCGCGGTGGCGAACGCCTTCCTATCCGCGACTTCGGCGACGCCCCCTCGGAATAG
- a CDS encoding ABC transporter ATP-binding protein, translated as MNTILHARQLTKHYPGSIALDHVDFAAIAGESIAIIGPSGSGKTTLLHCLAGILRPDAGTVTLSSAAGPIQLDSLGDGALSRLRREEFGFVFQQGMLLPELTAVENVALALMLNGTDRTTAETRAAEWLGALGLAGMEQRRLGELSGGQVQRVAIARAQVTGARVVFADEPTGALDSATSNEVLDVLLGSVAANGRTLLVVTHDPNVAARCQRVVELRDGRIVADSGSAVAAPVQAAPATTSFKGAFNV; from the coding sequence ATGAACACCATTCTCCATGCCCGGCAACTCACCAAGCACTACCCCGGCAGCATCGCGCTCGATCACGTGGACTTCGCCGCAATTGCGGGTGAATCCATTGCCATCATCGGGCCCTCGGGTTCCGGTAAGACCACCCTTTTGCACTGCCTCGCCGGGATTTTGAGGCCCGACGCCGGTACTGTGACCTTGAGCTCGGCCGCCGGTCCGATCCAGTTGGATTCCCTCGGAGATGGGGCGCTTTCCCGCCTCCGCCGGGAGGAATTCGGTTTCGTCTTCCAGCAGGGCATGCTGCTGCCGGAACTGACTGCCGTGGAGAACGTCGCCCTGGCGCTCATGCTGAACGGCACCGACCGCACTACGGCCGAAACCCGCGCCGCAGAGTGGCTCGGTGCCCTTGGACTGGCAGGAATGGAACAGCGCCGGCTGGGCGAGCTCTCCGGCGGGCAAGTCCAACGCGTCGCCATCGCCCGTGCCCAAGTCACTGGTGCCCGGGTTGTGTTTGCGGATGAACCCACGGGCGCCCTGGATTCGGCAACGTCCAACGAAGTCCTGGACGTGCTGCTGGGCTCGGTTGCAGCCAATGGGCGGACCCTGCTGGTTGTGACGCACGATCCCAACGTGGCCGCACGCTGCCAACGCGTAGTGGAGTTGCGCGACGGAAGGATCGTGGCGGACAGCGGCAGCGCGGTTGCCGCTCCTGTCCAGGCGGCTCCCGCGACCACCAGTTTCAAGGGAGCCTTCAATGTCTAG
- the aroQ gene encoding type II 3-dehydroquinate dehydratase, which produces MTEATPATESGRGTILVINGPNLNLLGTREPEKYGTSTLADVEQLAMSAAAAHGFTVDCVQSNHEGDLLDAIHAARGTAAGIVINAGAFTHTSVALRDALAAVQLPAVEVHITNVHQREEFRHHSYLSGVCNAIIVGAGVLGYKLAIDYLAETA; this is translated from the coding sequence ATGACTGAAGCCACCCCCGCCACCGAATCTGGTCGCGGCACCATCCTTGTGATCAACGGACCGAACCTTAACCTTTTGGGAACCAGGGAGCCCGAGAAGTACGGGACTTCCACGCTCGCCGACGTCGAGCAGCTTGCCATGTCAGCTGCGGCCGCCCACGGCTTCACGGTGGACTGCGTTCAGTCCAACCACGAAGGGGACCTCCTCGACGCCATCCATGCAGCGCGCGGAACCGCGGCGGGAATCGTCATCAATGCCGGTGCCTTCACACACACGTCAGTGGCACTTCGTGACGCCCTCGCCGCAGTTCAGCTGCCCGCCGTCGAAGTACACATCACCAACGTTCATCAGCGCGAAGAGTTCCGGCACCACTCGTACTTGTCCGGCGTGTGCAACGCGATCATCGTGGGCGCGGGCGTGCTTGGGTACAAGCTGGCCATCGACTACCTGGCTGAAACGGCGTAG
- a CDS encoding sugar ABC transporter substrate-binding protein: protein MKKTLGVAAAAAAIALTMSACGGSAPASSEAKGEINYWLWDANQLPAYQQCADDFTKANPDIKVKITQRGWDDYWTTLTNGFVAGTAPDVFTDHLAKYPEFASKKQLLSLDDAVKNDKLDMDIYNEGLADLWVAEDGKRYGLPKDWDTVAMFYNKKLITDAGYTEEQLKNLDWNPQDGGSYEKAIAHLTVDKNGKRGDEAGFDKNNVAVYGLGLENSGAGTGQTQWSFLSATTGWTHTDKNPWGKKFNYDDPKFQETITWWAGLVEKGYMPKLETTVGAKLPESFAAGKAAIHTNGSWMIGQYTSYKGVETGIAPTPKGPDGKRASMFNGLADSIWAGTKNPVASVKWVEYLASAKCQDVVASKAVVFPAIKSSSEKAAEAFKAKGTDVSAFTTHVAKGTTFLLPITDNAAKIEGIMKPAMDAVVSGKKPASSLTEANNQVNSIFK from the coding sequence ATGAAGAAAACCCTCGGCGTCGCCGCTGCTGCCGCCGCCATCGCCCTAACAATGTCCGCCTGTGGCGGCTCCGCCCCTGCTTCCTCCGAGGCCAAGGGGGAAATCAACTACTGGCTCTGGGACGCCAACCAGCTCCCCGCCTACCAACAGTGCGCGGACGATTTCACCAAGGCCAACCCGGACATCAAGGTCAAGATCACCCAGCGCGGCTGGGACGACTACTGGACCACCCTGACCAACGGCTTCGTCGCCGGCACCGCCCCGGATGTCTTCACTGACCACCTGGCCAAGTACCCCGAGTTCGCCTCCAAGAAGCAGCTGCTCTCCCTTGACGACGCCGTCAAGAACGACAAGCTCGACATGGACATCTACAACGAGGGCCTCGCGGACCTGTGGGTTGCCGAAGACGGCAAGCGCTACGGCCTGCCCAAGGACTGGGACACCGTTGCCATGTTCTACAACAAGAAACTCATCACCGACGCCGGATACACCGAGGAACAGCTGAAGAACCTTGACTGGAACCCGCAGGACGGCGGCAGCTACGAAAAGGCCATCGCCCACCTAACCGTGGACAAGAACGGCAAGCGCGGCGACGAGGCCGGCTTCGACAAGAACAACGTCGCCGTTTACGGCCTCGGCCTCGAAAACTCCGGCGCCGGAACGGGCCAGACGCAATGGAGTTTCCTGAGCGCCACCACAGGCTGGACCCACACGGACAAGAACCCGTGGGGCAAGAAATTCAACTACGACGACCCGAAGTTCCAGGAGACCATCACGTGGTGGGCCGGCCTGGTCGAGAAGGGTTACATGCCCAAGCTCGAGACCACCGTCGGCGCCAAGTTGCCCGAAAGTTTCGCCGCCGGCAAGGCCGCCATCCACACCAACGGTTCATGGATGATCGGCCAGTACACCAGCTACAAGGGTGTGGAAACAGGCATCGCCCCCACCCCCAAGGGACCCGACGGCAAGCGCGCCAGCATGTTCAACGGGCTGGCCGACTCTATCTGGGCCGGCACCAAGAACCCCGTGGCCTCCGTCAAATGGGTGGAATACCTCGCCTCGGCCAAGTGCCAGGACGTAGTGGCCTCCAAGGCCGTCGTCTTCCCCGCCATCAAGAGCTCCTCCGAAAAGGCAGCCGAGGCATTCAAGGCCAAGGGCACCGACGTCTCAGCCTTCACCACCCACGTCGCGAAGGGAACCACGTTCCTCCTGCCAATCACTGATAATGCGGCCAAGATCGAGGGCATCATGAAGCCCGCCATGGACGCCGTCGTCTCCGGCAAGAAGCCCGCCAGCTCCTTGACCGAGGCCAACAACCAGGTCAACTCCATCTTCAAGTAA
- a CDS encoding alpha-galactosidase → MHPLHLRSAGTSLVISTHRGEAEISHWGADLGDALPDLSILNEPIPPSAIDANVPAGLLPQASSSWQGRTGLRGHRFTDGVPGYDFSVRLRVVSATADGSAAVGSAEDGSSAVIVQSDPDAGITVTSNLTLHPGGLLELRHTVTNDATSPFQVDELATMLPVAPDAVELLDLTGRWCRERHPQRRAIQQGTWVRTGRHGRTGHDSSLLLAAGTAGFGNRQGKVWATHLAWSGNHEQFADNVADGRTMIGGSELLGPAEVVLQPGESYTTPALFAAYSDRGLDGISEAFYSWFRSRPHHVDVAGKPRPVVLNTWEAVYFDHNLETLIELAESAADLGVERFVLDDGWFRGRRDDHAGLGDWYVDEAVWPSGLTPLIDAVTSRGMEFGLWVEPEMVNLDSDIARAHPEWIVGPSALSFKDGGRLPLEWRHQHIIDLVNPEAWQYIFDRIDTLLRENNISYLKWDQNRDLVEHGHAGRSSVHEQTLAAYRLLDALRAAHPGVEIESCSSGGARVDLGILERTDRIWASDCNDALERQTIQRWTGIVVPPELVGGHIGPTTSHTTARTHDLSFRAITALFGHFGMEWDIREVQGPEREELKRFIALYKEHRGLIHSGKMVRADVPDESMMLHGVVADTGVHDDGTAVGATAALFAVVKTRTGFAEQPGRVAIPGLEASRSYRVEAIFPAPVDADYGHTVIEAQPVAWLANGAVATGRFLGEVGLPMPVLNPEHALLLRFTAL, encoded by the coding sequence ATGCACCCGCTCCATCTCCGTTCCGCCGGTACCAGCCTGGTGATCAGCACTCACCGAGGAGAGGCCGAAATATCCCACTGGGGAGCAGACCTGGGCGACGCCCTTCCCGACCTTTCCATCCTTAATGAGCCCATCCCTCCCTCTGCAATCGATGCCAACGTACCCGCAGGACTCCTCCCCCAGGCCTCCTCCTCGTGGCAAGGCCGGACGGGGTTGCGCGGACACCGTTTCACGGACGGCGTCCCCGGCTACGACTTCTCTGTACGGCTGCGCGTGGTGAGTGCGACGGCGGACGGCAGCGCCGCCGTCGGGTCCGCCGAAGACGGGTCGTCAGCGGTGATCGTTCAGTCAGATCCCGACGCCGGTATCACCGTCACGAGCAACCTCACCTTGCACCCGGGCGGGCTGTTGGAACTGCGGCACACAGTGACCAACGACGCCACGTCGCCCTTCCAAGTGGATGAATTGGCAACGATGCTCCCGGTGGCGCCGGACGCCGTCGAGCTTTTGGACCTCACTGGCCGCTGGTGCCGCGAACGGCACCCACAACGCAGGGCCATCCAGCAAGGAACCTGGGTCCGCACTGGCCGGCATGGCCGCACCGGACACGATTCCTCGCTGCTGCTCGCGGCCGGAACCGCAGGCTTTGGCAACCGGCAGGGCAAGGTCTGGGCCACACACTTGGCGTGGAGCGGAAACCACGAGCAATTCGCTGACAACGTGGCCGATGGCCGAACAATGATCGGCGGGTCCGAACTCCTTGGTCCCGCAGAAGTAGTGCTGCAGCCCGGTGAAAGCTACACGACGCCTGCGTTGTTTGCCGCCTACTCGGACCGCGGTCTGGACGGCATCAGCGAAGCCTTCTACAGCTGGTTCCGGTCCCGCCCGCATCACGTGGACGTCGCTGGAAAGCCGCGGCCAGTTGTCCTCAACACCTGGGAAGCGGTGTACTTCGATCACAACCTGGAGACCCTGATCGAGCTGGCTGAGTCTGCCGCGGACCTTGGCGTTGAGCGGTTCGTGCTCGACGACGGGTGGTTCCGGGGACGCCGCGACGACCACGCAGGGCTGGGCGATTGGTACGTGGATGAGGCAGTCTGGCCCTCAGGCCTGACGCCCCTGATTGATGCGGTGACCTCCCGCGGGATGGAGTTCGGGCTGTGGGTTGAACCGGAAATGGTGAACCTCGATTCCGACATCGCCCGCGCACATCCCGAGTGGATCGTTGGGCCATCTGCCCTGTCATTCAAGGACGGAGGACGGCTGCCGCTTGAATGGCGACACCAGCACATCATCGACCTCGTGAACCCCGAGGCCTGGCAGTACATTTTTGATCGTATTGACACCCTGCTGCGGGAAAACAACATCAGCTATCTCAAATGGGACCAAAACCGGGACCTCGTGGAGCACGGCCATGCGGGCCGTTCGTCGGTGCATGAACAAACCCTTGCCGCCTACCGGCTCCTCGATGCCCTCCGCGCAGCGCACCCGGGTGTCGAGATCGAGAGTTGCTCCTCCGGCGGCGCACGAGTGGACCTCGGGATCCTGGAACGCACCGACCGGATCTGGGCCTCGGACTGCAACGACGCCCTGGAGCGGCAAACCATCCAGCGCTGGACCGGCATTGTGGTACCCCCGGAGTTGGTGGGCGGGCACATTGGACCCACTACCTCGCACACCACGGCCCGCACGCATGATTTGTCGTTCCGCGCGATCACGGCACTGTTCGGGCACTTCGGCATGGAGTGGGACATCCGCGAAGTCCAGGGACCTGAGCGCGAAGAACTCAAGCGCTTTATCGCCCTCTACAAGGAGCACCGGGGGTTGATCCACAGCGGAAAAATGGTGCGGGCAGATGTGCCGGACGAGTCGATGATGTTGCACGGTGTTGTGGCCGACACCGGGGTGCACGACGACGGTACTGCAGTGGGCGCCACGGCAGCCCTCTTCGCCGTGGTCAAGACCAGGACTGGTTTTGCGGAGCAGCCCGGACGTGTAGCCATTCCGGGGCTGGAAGCCTCCCGTTCCTATCGCGTGGAAGCGATCTTCCCGGCCCCGGTGGATGCCGACTACGGGCACACGGTCATCGAGGCCCAGCCGGTTGCCTGGCTGGCCAACGGTGCTGTGGCAACGGGACGTTTCCTGGGTGAGGTGGGACTGCCCATGCCCGTGTTGAACCCCGAGCACGCGCTTTTGCTGCGGTTCACAGCCCTCTAA
- a CDS encoding FtsX-like permease family protein, with amino-acid sequence MSSLSMALRLTPYLARSNSIREAGLHQPRLRDAGLPILAFGTVTALLLTVAGGSQVFWSWSDDIAGTYQALAVVAVVLLVIPLLTLGASAARLAARRRDDRLASLRLLGANSATVVWMTVIESTVLAAVGAVAGAGLYTCAAPFLGLLQFRGQAIGSHAWLSVPSILACILAVCLLAATSAALGLRKVVVTPLGVRTRQTADGAHWVRGLIAAVVVVFGVVAMGMLSSFGAFIVIIAVMGGCFGLALLALNLMGPWILRLRASAQLKRAKRPEQLLAARTVLESPKESWRQVGGVAMTSFVGVLVGVGMAVADTMGGSPSDETTLLVRDINTGVMITLLGSFLMVACSAGVNQAAAVLDRAASIVALDRVGMPPKVMVAARVKAVMSPLFLVAGISSAAAGVLVLPLAGPAFLTKPVVFLTVGGVFAAGFLLVRLAIAAGTAQISQVLARPERYANMDS; translated from the coding sequence ATGTCTAGCCTCAGCATGGCCCTGCGACTCACGCCCTATCTGGCCCGAAGCAACAGCATCCGCGAAGCCGGCCTGCACCAACCCAGACTGCGCGACGCAGGGTTGCCGATCCTCGCGTTTGGGACGGTCACCGCGCTGCTGCTCACCGTGGCGGGCGGTTCACAGGTTTTCTGGTCCTGGTCCGACGATATCGCCGGCACCTACCAAGCCTTGGCCGTCGTCGCCGTGGTCCTGCTCGTCATTCCGTTGCTGACGCTCGGCGCGTCAGCGGCGCGACTTGCCGCCCGGCGTCGTGATGACCGTTTAGCGTCCCTCCGCCTGCTGGGCGCCAATAGCGCAACGGTCGTCTGGATGACCGTTATTGAATCGACCGTCCTGGCTGCTGTCGGCGCTGTGGCGGGCGCGGGGCTGTACACCTGCGCGGCACCGTTCCTCGGGCTGCTCCAGTTCCGTGGCCAAGCGATCGGCAGTCACGCGTGGTTGTCAGTGCCGTCCATCCTGGCCTGCATCCTGGCGGTCTGCCTGCTTGCCGCAACGAGCGCGGCGCTTGGCTTGCGCAAGGTGGTGGTAACGCCGCTTGGCGTCCGGACCAGGCAAACGGCCGACGGCGCGCACTGGGTCCGTGGGCTCATCGCGGCTGTGGTGGTGGTTTTCGGAGTAGTGGCCATGGGCATGCTCAGCAGCTTTGGCGCATTCATTGTGATCATCGCCGTCATGGGTGGCTGCTTTGGCCTGGCACTGCTGGCGCTGAACCTCATGGGTCCTTGGATCCTGCGGTTGCGGGCGTCCGCGCAGCTCAAGCGGGCCAAGCGGCCCGAACAACTGCTGGCAGCACGGACCGTGCTGGAGAGTCCCAAGGAATCGTGGCGACAGGTTGGGGGCGTCGCGATGACCAGTTTCGTGGGAGTGCTCGTGGGCGTCGGCATGGCCGTGGCTGACACGATGGGCGGGAGCCCGTCGGATGAAACCACGCTGCTCGTCCGCGATATCAACACTGGGGTGATGATCACCCTGTTGGGCTCGTTCTTGATGGTGGCGTGTTCCGCCGGCGTGAACCAGGCCGCGGCCGTGCTCGATCGTGCCGCGAGCATTGTGGCACTGGACCGTGTGGGGATGCCGCCGAAAGTCATGGTGGCTGCGCGCGTCAAGGCTGTGATGTCACCGCTGTTCCTGGTGGCCGGAATCTCCTCAGCCGCTGCAGGTGTCCTGGTTTTGCCGTTGGCGGGCCCTGCCTTCTTGACCAAGCCCGTGGTTTTCCTGACCGTCGGGGGAGTTTTTGCGGCCGGATTTCTGCTGGTCCGGCTGGCCATCGCCGCTGGCACCGCCCAGATCAGCCAAGTACTTGCCCGTCCCGAACGCTACGCCAACATGGACTCATAG
- a CDS encoding carbohydrate ABC transporter permease, which produces MTTSTAPRKNASRQNSRSSGLSPKKPINWRRAGAWVLVAVAVAVTIAPFLWMLRTALSSNSALASNAGNLLPADFSWGAFKRVLGLQTIDEAIADGGSGAAINFWLYLRNSVIFATITTAGQVFFSAMAAYAFARLRWPGRNKVFAVFLTTMMVPPIFTALPNFLMIKNLGLLNTMAGMSLPFLFMTPFAIFFLRQFFLSMSREVEEAAMLDGAKHLRIFFQIVLPNAAAPIATLALLTFIGQWNEYFWPLLVGQDESVRVLTVGLSVFKSQSPQGALDWSGLMAGTLVAALPIFLLFIAFGKKVVNSIGFSGIK; this is translated from the coding sequence ATGACCACCTCAACCGCACCCCGCAAGAATGCCTCCCGCCAGAATTCCCGGAGCTCCGGTTTGTCCCCCAAGAAGCCCATCAATTGGCGCCGGGCTGGCGCCTGGGTGCTGGTCGCCGTCGCCGTCGCCGTGACCATTGCCCCGTTCCTCTGGATGCTGCGGACTGCCCTGTCCAGCAACAGTGCGCTCGCATCAAACGCCGGAAACCTCCTCCCGGCCGACTTCAGCTGGGGCGCCTTCAAGCGCGTACTTGGCCTGCAAACCATCGACGAAGCGATCGCCGACGGCGGCTCCGGTGCCGCCATCAATTTCTGGCTCTACCTCCGCAACTCCGTCATCTTCGCCACCATCACCACCGCCGGCCAGGTGTTCTTCAGCGCCATGGCCGCCTACGCCTTCGCCCGATTGCGCTGGCCGGGCCGGAACAAAGTGTTCGCCGTGTTCCTGACCACCATGATGGTTCCACCGATCTTCACGGCGCTGCCCAACTTCCTCATGATCAAGAACCTCGGGCTGCTCAACACCATGGCCGGAATGTCCCTGCCGTTCCTGTTCATGACCCCGTTCGCCATCTTCTTCCTGCGCCAGTTCTTCCTCAGCATGTCCCGCGAGGTCGAGGAAGCGGCAATGCTCGACGGCGCCAAGCACCTGCGCATCTTCTTCCAGATTGTGCTTCCAAACGCCGCCGCCCCCATCGCCACCCTGGCGCTGCTGACCTTCATCGGGCAGTGGAACGAGTACTTCTGGCCGCTGCTTGTGGGCCAGGACGAGAGCGTCCGGGTGCTCACCGTGGGCCTCAGTGTCTTCAAATCGCAGTCCCCGCAAGGTGCCCTCGACTGGTCCGGACTCATGGCCGGAACTCTCGTCGCTGCACTGCCCATCTTCCTTCTCTTCATCGCCTTCGGCAAGAAGGTCGTCAACTCCATCGGATTCTCCGGAATCAAGTAA